One window from the genome of Pedobacter schmidteae encodes:
- a CDS encoding sigma-70 family RNA polymerase sigma factor has protein sequence MSSEIDKSLFVKNYKALCYFAWEMVNDTDLAEDLVQDAYVSFFKHRQSISNDEQAIKSFLYSAIRNAVYNLNRKSKTIQKYFQRQDFSDIDEIDYEHMVIRAEFMSKVHLIVAELPEASRKIFKLSYLDGLSNQEISDQLSLSVNTIKTQKQRALRVLKQKIRPELYVVFAMLFFR, from the coding sequence ATGTCTTCCGAGATTGATAAAAGTTTATTCGTAAAGAACTACAAAGCATTATGCTATTTCGCCTGGGAAATGGTCAATGATACCGATCTTGCTGAAGATTTGGTTCAGGATGCTTATGTGAGTTTTTTTAAGCACAGACAATCTATTTCCAATGATGAGCAGGCCATCAAATCCTTCCTCTATTCGGCTATACGCAATGCAGTTTATAATCTGAACCGTAAATCAAAAACGATACAAAAATATTTTCAGCGACAGGATTTTTCGGACATTGATGAAATCGATTACGAACACATGGTGATCAGAGCGGAGTTCATGTCTAAAGTACATCTGATTGTAGCAGAACTTCCTGAGGCCTCCCGGAAAATTTTTAAATTAAGTTATTTAGACGGGCTCTCTAATCAGGAAATATCAGATCAGCTGTCTTTATCTGTCAATACGATAAAAACTCAAAAACAGAGGGCTTTACGTGTTTTAAAACAAAAAATACGTCCCGAGTTATATGTGGTTTTTGCCATGTTATTTTTTCGTTAA
- a CDS encoding RNA polymerase sigma factor: protein MAHNVSDEEKQLLLDIAAGDRHAFTLLFKKYNHYVYSAGRRLTHSDYWAEELVQDIFFKIWQKREKLDEVENFGAYLNRIVRNHSFNILRQLAQDAKSMDRIENKEIAHTTDEMVDLKEASVILEQALGLLTPQQRIAYELCHVQGLKYQEAALQMKISYETVHSHMKEAIKKIRSHFRARGIVYTLLFAILFA from the coding sequence ATGGCCCACAATGTATCCGATGAAGAAAAACAGTTGCTGCTAGATATAGCGGCAGGTGATCGGCATGCCTTTACATTGCTGTTCAAAAAATACAATCACTATGTTTACAGCGCTGGCCGGCGACTAACACATTCTGATTATTGGGCCGAGGAGCTTGTTCAGGATATATTTTTCAAGATCTGGCAAAAACGGGAAAAACTGGATGAAGTTGAAAATTTTGGTGCTTATCTGAACCGGATCGTAAGAAACCACTCCTTTAACATACTTCGTCAGTTGGCTCAGGATGCAAAATCGATGGATCGTATAGAGAACAAAGAAATAGCACATACCACTGACGAGATGGTCGACCTTAAAGAAGCTTCAGTTATTTTGGAACAGGCACTTGGTTTGCTTACGCCTCAGCAACGTATTGCTTATGAGTTGTGCCATGTACAGGGCTTGAAGTATCAGGAAGCGGCCCTCCAAATGAAAATATCTTATGAAACTGTGCATTCGCATATGAAAGAGGCCATCAAAAAAATCCGTAGCCATTTCAGGGCCAGAGGGATTGTCTATACCCTTCTTTTTGCTATCCTATTTGCTTAG
- a CDS encoding RagB/SusD family nutrient uptake outer membrane protein has protein sequence MNTRTLYRILGLSFFALMTQSCEKYFQVNPDMRTEMDSADKVGQLLVTAYPSTDYLLFAETASDNATDKGPGAYATNDVARGSYYWEELTRADDAYSPSTYWLDMYKVIAAANHAIEAVDDNHFGIKGQQYKGEALICRAYAHHMLVSLFSKAYQIGGDNSSYGIPYITLPEKNAIQDYERGTVASVYENIEKDLVEGMKLIKGVTFKSSKFHFNEQAVNAFAARFYLFKGDYDKVIQYSSAIFPENNFKQNIRPVAGAWKAIGNPNQQFGSAAGTYNLLLANVFTRFAYSSGANRYGGGKLFTTMITEKNVTGKGFFQYLTSTGGDAEKPNLNKYPEYRADGNYYTVQVLFSADEALMNRAEAYIQKGQYDLALKDLNDFAAVRIDAYDVTQHTITQQKVLDFYNTTDIKEGLIKTVLDFRQKAFAHEGLRWFDINRYGIEIAHKHYDSNMVETTDILKKDDLRRVFQLPERSSLSGLPKNPR, from the coding sequence ATGAATACAAGAACACTATATAGAATATTGGGACTCTCCTTCTTTGCACTGATGACACAAAGCTGTGAGAAATACTTTCAGGTCAATCCGGATATGCGTACTGAAATGGATTCGGCGGACAAGGTAGGGCAACTACTGGTTACGGCCTACCCTTCTACGGATTACCTTCTATTTGCAGAGACTGCTTCAGATAATGCTACAGATAAAGGGCCGGGAGCTTATGCAACCAATGATGTGGCACGAGGTAGTTATTATTGGGAGGAACTAACGCGTGCAGACGACGCCTATTCTCCAAGTACATATTGGTTGGATATGTATAAAGTCATTGCAGCCGCGAATCATGCTATTGAAGCGGTAGATGACAACCATTTTGGCATTAAAGGACAACAGTACAAAGGCGAAGCATTGATCTGTCGTGCCTATGCACACCATATGCTGGTTTCCCTATTTTCTAAGGCTTATCAGATTGGGGGAGATAATTCTTCTTATGGGATCCCCTATATAACTTTACCCGAAAAGAATGCCATTCAGGACTACGAACGAGGTACTGTAGCATCGGTATACGAAAACATCGAAAAGGATCTGGTGGAAGGCATGAAGTTGATTAAAGGTGTAACATTCAAATCTTCTAAATTCCATTTCAATGAGCAGGCAGTTAATGCCTTTGCAGCTCGCTTTTACCTTTTTAAAGGAGATTATGATAAAGTGATTCAATACAGTTCCGCTATTTTTCCAGAAAATAACTTTAAGCAGAATATTCGTCCTGTGGCGGGTGCCTGGAAAGCTATAGGAAATCCTAACCAGCAATTTGGTAGTGCCGCAGGAACTTACAATCTGTTGTTGGCTAATGTATTTACCAGGTTTGCTTACTCTTCTGGTGCAAATCGCTACGGAGGGGGTAAACTGTTTACTACCATGATTACTGAAAAAAATGTAACTGGAAAAGGGTTCTTCCAATACCTGACATCAACCGGTGGTGATGCTGAAAAACCTAACCTTAACAAATATCCGGAATATCGTGCAGACGGAAATTATTACACCGTACAGGTATTGTTTTCGGCCGATGAAGCCTTGATGAACAGAGCTGAGGCCTATATCCAAAAGGGACAGTATGACTTAGCATTGAAAGATCTAAACGATTTTGCAGCGGTACGCATTGATGCTTATGATGTGACACAACACACTATAACCCAACAAAAAGTACTGGATTTCTATAACACCACAGATATCAAAGAGGGCCTAATCAAAACTGTATTAGATTTTAGACAAAAAGCTTTTGCACACGAAGGCTTACGATGGTTTGATATCAATCGCTATGGTATTGAGATTGCGCATAAGCATTATGATAGCAATATGGTAGAGACCACGGATATACTAAAAAAAGATGATTTGAGACGTGTTTTCCAATTACCGGAAAGGAGCTCCTTATCTGGCCTACCAAAGAATCCAAGATAA
- a CDS encoding FecR family protein: MKNNAVNIAKLIIKKFHGSLTEDEDNVLSKWREGDLRNKSFLEDLEKKSAEGIDTSIFNKFDEAAAWESVLKKQQRRATLFMWRSIAAVLAVLVSITIYFVTYHFDSGSERIVSSKDAKYKNDVLPAILGAKVIRADGSEIKVADNILFSVDGHMSNSSAETINNEEELLTKLNTLVVPAANYINLTLADGTKVWVNANSRLNFPSKFVGNERRVVLEGEAYFEVAKDAERPFYVESKGAEIKVLGTHFNVMAYSNQLTTTLVEGSVKISKGSKSMMLLPGERADIDGSLIDIKRADFQKELAWKNNTFYFKGDNIVKIAQQLQSWYGLEVSFSNDISLIQTYTGEIRRDANLSEVLNMLEFVSDLEFKIDQNKLLISKRKI; this comes from the coding sequence ATGAAGAATAACGCAGTTAATATAGCTAAGTTGATTATCAAGAAGTTTCATGGTAGTCTTACAGAGGATGAAGATAATGTCCTTTCCAAATGGCGTGAAGGCGATTTACGAAATAAGTCTTTTTTAGAAGATTTAGAGAAAAAGTCAGCTGAAGGAATTGATACATCAATCTTTAATAAATTCGATGAAGCGGCAGCCTGGGAATCGGTGCTTAAAAAACAACAAAGAAGGGCTACATTATTCATGTGGAGGTCAATAGCTGCAGTACTCGCAGTCCTGGTGTCCATAACAATATATTTTGTGACCTATCACTTTGATAGTGGTTCTGAGCGAATTGTTAGTAGTAAAGATGCTAAATACAAAAATGACGTGTTACCTGCAATTTTGGGTGCGAAAGTAATTCGTGCCGATGGATCGGAGATCAAAGTAGCGGATAATATTCTTTTTTCTGTTGATGGTCATATGAGCAATTCATCTGCTGAAACTATTAATAACGAAGAAGAATTACTGACTAAACTAAATACGCTTGTAGTACCTGCCGCAAACTATATCAATTTAACGCTGGCAGACGGGACAAAAGTATGGGTTAATGCGAATAGCCGATTGAATTTCCCATCAAAATTTGTAGGAAATGAAAGACGTGTGGTGTTAGAAGGTGAGGCTTATTTTGAGGTGGCTAAAGATGCTGAACGACCATTTTATGTAGAAAGTAAAGGTGCTGAAATTAAAGTGTTAGGTACACACTTCAATGTAATGGCCTATTCCAATCAATTGACAACTACTCTGGTAGAGGGTAGTGTAAAAATTTCTAAAGGGAGTAAATCGATGATGTTACTTCCGGGAGAGCGGGCAGATATAGACGGTTCATTGATTGATATAAAACGAGCTGATTTTCAAAAAGAACTGGCCTGGAAAAATAATACATTTTATTTCAAAGGCGATAATATAGTAAAGATCGCTCAGCAATTACAATCCTGGTATGGTTTGGAAGTTTCATTTTCAAATGATATTTCATTAATACAAACCTATACCGGGGAAATCCGTAGAGATGCTAATCTTTCGGAGGTGTTGAATATGCTGGAATTTGTAAGTGATTTAGAATTTAAAATAGATCAAAATAAGTTGTTAATCTCTAAACGAAAAATATGA
- a CDS encoding FecR family protein, with product MDPNGNRKSTARLKELMVLYFEQDIEDREKQELWGYVNDPMFAYEVKSLIPDATEHPLSSYLLEEEKQNKILGFIFKEAGQETRETDHVLPLKTISRRVGWRQLSIAASIVVVLSCLTFAFFKNRFPAANHKDLVARDVPAGHNGATLTLADGKTIHLQEVSNGEIARQAGVKIEKGSDGELIYHMDSKTAKENQVNTLATSNGQMYSISLPDGSRVWLNAASELKYMTSLIEDGRRVVNLKGEAYFEISRDHRHPFIVRSGGQEVEVLGTHFNINAYENEPYIATTLLEGSIRLNTSARQEILKPGQQAQNTSGNLQIKLTNTDNVTDWKEGDFSFKNVDFRTALRKIERWYNVEMIYDKSLPKDLQAGGWISRKKNLSSVLDFIESVNMVRFKVEGRKVYVTPY from the coding sequence ATGGATCCGAATGGAAATAGAAAATCAACTGCCAGGCTAAAAGAGTTGATGGTGCTTTACTTTGAGCAAGATATTGAAGATAGGGAAAAACAGGAGCTGTGGGGATACGTTAACGACCCTATGTTTGCCTATGAAGTAAAAAGTCTGATCCCTGATGCGACTGAACATCCACTATCCTCATACCTGCTCGAAGAAGAGAAACAAAACAAAATTCTTGGATTTATTTTCAAAGAAGCCGGCCAGGAAACGAGGGAAACAGACCATGTATTGCCTTTGAAAACCATCTCCAGGCGTGTGGGCTGGCGCCAATTGTCCATTGCGGCAAGTATTGTTGTGGTATTGTCTTGCTTAACTTTTGCCTTTTTCAAAAACCGGTTCCCGGCGGCAAATCATAAAGATCTTGTTGCCCGGGATGTTCCCGCTGGCCATAATGGGGCTACATTAACACTTGCCGATGGCAAAACCATACATCTGCAGGAAGTAAGCAATGGCGAGATTGCCAGACAGGCGGGGGTGAAGATTGAAAAAGGAAGCGATGGCGAACTGATATATCACATGGATTCAAAAACTGCGAAAGAAAACCAGGTCAATACCCTGGCAACATCCAATGGGCAGATGTATTCCATTTCCCTTCCCGATGGGTCCAGAGTTTGGCTCAATGCAGCTTCTGAACTTAAATACATGACCAGTTTAATTGAAGATGGCCGACGGGTGGTCAATTTAAAAGGCGAAGCTTATTTTGAAATTTCCAGAGATCACCGGCATCCTTTTATAGTAAGGTCTGGCGGGCAGGAGGTTGAAGTCCTGGGCACGCACTTCAATATCAATGCTTACGAAAATGAACCCTATATCGCAACCACTCTTCTCGAAGGCTCTATCCGCTTAAATACCTCAGCCCGGCAGGAGATTTTGAAACCCGGTCAACAGGCACAGAATACATCCGGGAACCTGCAGATTAAACTGACCAATACAGACAATGTAACCGATTGGAAAGAAGGAGATTTTTCTTTTAAAAATGTTGATTTCCGGACCGCGCTCAGAAAAATTGAAAGATGGTATAACGTGGAAATGATATACGATAAATCTCTTCCCAAAGATCTGCAGGCTGGTGGCTGGATTTCAAGAAAGAAAAACCTTTCCTCTGTTCTGGATTTTATTGAATCTGTAAACATGGTTCGGTTTAAAGTTGAAGGAAGGAAAGTATATGTTACTCCATATTAA
- a CDS encoding thioredoxin family protein, which yields MNNRNWKTLLLGFCIIVCGFESKSQGINFQHNLEEAIRQAKKEKKMIFVDFYTSWCAPCKVMSNEIFTKKEVGDFYNQMLVNVKIQCDDKGYGVALGKHYNIHAYPTLMFLDTAGNTVHSFAGGLDAQGFIQLGKTALDPRKNQMVLVKEWDSGNRTQAFMTKYFKTLVQSYRSDKAKYDFEKYFTSLSRKERASTNTFELMQIVKSAPFSAPFEYMEMNKKDYYEQLGKKKIDSTIATSYLWYFKNLQASGFSNKDLSEFKNKMELFKRKKYPFYDEYAAFYQVFDSYDAQGKDDIKLYIDRGNDFLKKYGMNNDAYTISLTHILGNLTSGKDKGAAGITWMELLLKRNQDPKYLSTYFYILWRNSRWDQALEVGEQIRENQIKANRPTTDIDKQIKMVSDQKSKYVN from the coding sequence ATGAATAACAGAAACTGGAAAACCCTTTTATTAGGGTTTTGTATAATTGTATGTGGATTTGAAAGCAAATCTCAGGGAATTAATTTTCAACATAACCTGGAGGAAGCCATCAGGCAAGCAAAAAAGGAGAAAAAAATGATTTTTGTAGATTTTTATACTTCCTGGTGTGCACCTTGTAAAGTAATGTCTAATGAAATTTTCACTAAAAAAGAAGTTGGTGATTTTTATAATCAAATGCTTGTTAACGTTAAGATTCAATGCGATGACAAAGGATATGGTGTAGCGTTAGGTAAGCATTACAATATACACGCTTATCCTACTTTAATGTTTTTGGATACAGCAGGCAATACTGTTCATTCCTTTGCTGGTGGATTAGATGCACAGGGCTTTATTCAATTGGGTAAAACAGCTTTGGATCCCCGTAAAAATCAGATGGTATTGGTCAAAGAATGGGATTCTGGCAATCGGACACAAGCCTTTATGACTAAATATTTCAAGACACTGGTTCAATCCTATCGGTCAGATAAGGCGAAATATGATTTTGAAAAATACTTTACATCACTTTCCCGGAAAGAGCGGGCTTCAACCAATACGTTTGAACTGATGCAGATAGTTAAGAGCGCACCGTTTTCCGCTCCATTCGAGTATATGGAGATGAATAAAAAGGATTATTATGAGCAATTGGGAAAGAAAAAGATAGACAGTACAATTGCGACCTCCTATCTCTGGTACTTTAAAAATTTGCAGGCTTCCGGGTTTAGCAATAAGGATCTCAGTGAGTTCAAAAATAAAATGGAGCTATTTAAGCGCAAAAAATATCCTTTCTATGATGAGTATGCTGCTTTTTACCAGGTTTTTGATTCCTATGACGCTCAAGGTAAGGATGATATTAAACTCTACATAGATAGAGGTAATGATTTTCTGAAAAAATATGGGATGAATAATGATGCCTATACTATTTCTCTGACTCATATACTGGGAAATTTGACCTCTGGTAAAGATAAGGGCGCCGCAGGTATAACGTGGATGGAGTTGTTACTTAAACGCAACCAGGATCCAAAATATTTAAGCACCTATTTTTATATCTTATGGCGTAATTCGCGCTGGGATCAGGCACTTGAAGTAGGTGAGCAGATCAGAGAAAACCAAATCAAAGCTAATCGCCCTACTACAGATATTGATAAGCAGATTAAAATGGTTAGTGATCAAAAATCAAAGTATGTTAATTAA
- a CDS encoding SusC/RagA family TonB-linked outer membrane protein — MKITTALMLIFMTCAYGSGKAQKVSLSLRNAKLEEAFKEISKQTRYKFLYNDALLKNVGPITLNVENEGLLQVMSKLLSNRNMVYKIIDQTISISAGGTSGEVVQEPVKGIVKDEDGPLVGASVVVKGTTITTSTNSKGEFSINAPANATLIVRFVGYKQKEVAVANKKNITIQLEMDNQTLNAVNVVSTGYQNIDRKLFTGAATKVKASDVARAGVPDISRMLEGQVAGVSIQNVSGTFGAAPKIRVRGATSISGDNKPLWVIDGIVLEDIVNISNEALSTGDPNTLIGSSVAGLNPDDIESFNILKDAAATAMYGARAMNGVIIVTTKKGRNTEGAPQLNYSTTMSVYSKPRYEQFNMMNSGQQMNVLLEMERKGYLAHAASKNSKDGGVFNKMYDQMYIYNPIDDSFALRNDVASRQQFLKRYADANTDWFDVLFKNSLMQEHSLSYSSGNSKSQTYASTSFTNDGGQTVGDRVKRFTANLRTSFKLSEKFSGELLFNGSIRDQRTPGTLTRGANTSTGGFSRNFDINPYSYAMNTSRLMTPYNEDGSLEYFRRNFAPFNILNELENNYIELGLNELKVQAGFKYKILPQLTYSADGSYRYASTMRKHYVKENSNMVLAYQAHGNDPFIMENNPFLFRDPNLPTAALPFVTLPDGGFYNVNSDNLKSYYVRNNLEYDVKFNEKHRLNLFGSIELRSTDRQYDNFDGVGYQYTNAGLVHPDYKYFQDAMYQNRPYYGMGYSKDRFAAMMFRGAYAFADKYSFNFTTRIDRSNMLGKTTAKSKALGWLPTWNVSAAWDIDQEKFFKQDNWLIGGARIRGTYGLVANLGNARNKSVLYFNGITMRPIEADKEQYVNIASLENADLTWEKLYEGNIGADLAMFNRKIDVTLDYYRRDIFDLIGPITTSGLGGQVIKTANYATMSGQGFEATIAGYPIKKGDFRWRSSFNFGLNKNKITKLEINPVINDLVRAEGGPLEGYSQRGLFSVQFDGLNPEYGYPTFISETGEHNALRLDFQSTKKDFLKYHGPVDPTFTGGFYNQWAYKNFSLSALLTFSAGNYVRLAPVFGSEMSDDIGMNKEWLNRWMVPGDEKYTNIPATIDPLVAFYQMPTNPGYPYSAYNLSDVRVAKGDFIRLKNITLGYSLPKSITERLKMRNIDIAIVGNNIALLYADKKLNGADPEFFGSGGVALPVPRQFTFSLKAGF, encoded by the coding sequence ATGAAAATAACAACAGCTTTAATGTTGATTTTTATGACCTGTGCATATGGTAGTGGAAAAGCACAAAAAGTATCACTTTCCCTTCGTAATGCCAAGTTAGAGGAAGCTTTTAAAGAAATCAGCAAGCAAACCAGGTACAAGTTTTTGTACAATGATGCCTTGTTGAAAAATGTAGGACCAATTACCCTGAATGTTGAAAATGAGGGGCTGTTACAAGTGATGTCAAAATTATTATCTAACCGCAATATGGTGTATAAGATTATTGACCAGACCATTAGTATAAGCGCAGGTGGAACATCCGGGGAGGTGGTACAGGAACCCGTTAAAGGTATCGTAAAGGATGAAGACGGCCCTCTGGTAGGGGCCTCTGTTGTGGTAAAGGGCACAACCATTACCACCAGTACCAACTCCAAAGGTGAGTTTAGTATCAATGCGCCTGCAAATGCCACCTTAATAGTACGTTTTGTTGGTTATAAACAAAAAGAAGTTGCGGTTGCAAATAAGAAAAATATTACGATTCAACTGGAGATGGACAATCAAACCTTAAATGCGGTGAATGTAGTGTCTACCGGTTATCAGAATATTGATAGAAAGTTGTTTACCGGTGCCGCCACTAAGGTAAAAGCCAGCGATGTAGCGCGTGCAGGTGTTCCTGATATTTCGAGAATGTTAGAAGGTCAGGTAGCGGGTGTTTCCATTCAAAACGTTTCGGGTACATTTGGTGCAGCACCAAAGATACGAGTACGTGGGGCTACTTCTATTTCCGGAGATAATAAACCACTATGGGTCATCGATGGAATTGTACTTGAGGATATTGTTAACATTTCCAATGAAGCACTTTCTACGGGAGATCCAAATACACTGATCGGTTCTTCGGTGGCGGGATTAAATCCAGACGATATCGAGAGTTTCAATATCTTGAAAGATGCGGCAGCTACAGCTATGTACGGTGCACGTGCCATGAATGGTGTTATTATTGTGACGACCAAAAAAGGAAGAAATACTGAGGGTGCACCACAGCTCAACTACAGCACTACGATGAGTGTTTACAGCAAACCCAGGTATGAGCAGTTTAATATGATGAACTCCGGACAGCAGATGAATGTGCTATTGGAGATGGAGCGAAAAGGATACCTTGCTCATGCAGCCTCTAAAAATTCAAAAGATGGCGGAGTCTTTAATAAGATGTATGATCAGATGTATATATATAATCCGATCGATGATTCCTTCGCCTTACGTAATGATGTTGCCAGCAGACAGCAATTCTTAAAGCGTTATGCCGATGCCAACACAGATTGGTTTGACGTGTTATTTAAAAATTCCCTGATGCAGGAGCACTCGCTGAGCTATTCATCGGGTAACTCCAAATCCCAAACCTATGCTTCAACCAGCTTTACCAATGATGGTGGGCAGACCGTTGGTGATCGGGTAAAACGCTTTACAGCAAACTTACGCACGAGCTTCAAATTGAGCGAAAAATTCTCTGGCGAGCTGTTGTTCAATGGCTCTATTCGCGATCAGCGTACCCCAGGTACATTGACCAGAGGCGCAAACACATCGACCGGCGGATTCTCCAGAAACTTCGATATCAATCCTTATTCTTATGCGATGAATACCAGTCGTTTGATGACTCCTTATAATGAGGATGGATCTTTAGAGTATTTCAGGCGTAATTTTGCCCCATTCAATATCCTGAATGAGCTGGAGAATAATTATATCGAACTGGGATTAAATGAACTTAAGGTACAGGCCGGTTTTAAATATAAAATACTTCCACAATTGACCTACTCTGCTGATGGTTCTTATCGTTATGCCTCCACTATGAGGAAGCACTATGTAAAGGAAAATTCCAATATGGTACTGGCTTATCAGGCACACGGTAATGATCCATTTATTATGGAAAACAATCCATTCTTATTCAGAGATCCTAACTTACCAACAGCAGCGTTGCCATTTGTGACACTACCTGATGGAGGCTTCTATAATGTCAATAGCGATAATCTAAAGAGTTACTATGTCCGTAATAATTTAGAGTATGATGTAAAATTTAACGAAAAACATCGTCTGAATTTATTTGGATCGATTGAGCTACGTTCGACTGACAGGCAATACGACAATTTTGATGGTGTAGGCTATCAATATACTAACGCGGGCCTTGTACACCCCGACTACAAATACTTTCAAGATGCGATGTACCAAAATCGACCATACTACGGAATGGGCTATTCGAAGGATCGCTTTGCTGCCATGATGTTCCGCGGTGCATATGCCTTTGCAGATAAATACAGTTTCAATTTCACTACCCGTATAGATCGGTCGAATATGCTGGGCAAAACTACAGCCAAAAGTAAGGCACTAGGCTGGTTGCCAACCTGGAATGTTTCAGCCGCATGGGATATCGACCAGGAAAAATTCTTTAAACAAGACAATTGGTTAATAGGCGGTGCCCGTATCCGCGGTACCTACGGTTTGGTAGCCAACTTAGGAAATGCCCGGAACAAATCTGTTTTATACTTTAATGGCATCACCATGAGACCGATTGAAGCCGATAAAGAACAGTACGTCAATATCGCGTCCCTGGAAAATGCTGACCTAACCTGGGAAAAACTATACGAAGGCAATATCGGGGCGGATCTTGCCATGTTTAACAGGAAAATTGATGTCACCCTGGATTATTACAGACGCGACATTTTCGATTTGATAGGACCTATAACTACATCTGGTTTAGGTGGTCAGGTAATCAAGACCGCAAACTATGCAACCATGTCGGGACAGGGCTTTGAAGCTACTATAGCGGGATATCCAATCAAAAAAGGAGACTTCAGGTGGCGTTCTTCGTTCAATTTCGGATTGAATAAAAACAAAATCACGAAATTAGAAATTAACCCGGTCATCAATGACCTGGTACGTGCTGAAGGAGGCCCGCTGGAAGGCTATTCCCAACGCGGTTTATTCTCCGTTCAATTTGACGGGTTAAATCCGGAATATGGTTATCCTACATTTATTTCCGAAACAGGCGAACACAATGCACTACGCCTTGATTTCCAGAGTACAAAAAAAGATTTCTTAAAATACCACGGACCGGTAGATCCGACGTTCACAGGAGGTTTTTATAACCAATGGGCCTATAAAAACTTCTCTTTATCTGCATTGCTCACCTTTAGTGCAGGAAACTATGTGCGTTTGGCCCCTGTTTTTGGATCAGAAATGAGCGATGACATCGGTATGAACAAAGAGTGGTTGAATAGATGGATGGTACCTGGTGATGAAAAATATACCAATATACCAGCAACCATCGATCCACTGGTTGCTTTCTATCAGATGCCAACTAACCCGGGGTATCCATATAGTGCTTACAACCTGTCTGATGTGCGTGTAGCAAAAGGAGATTTTATCCGTCTGAAAAATATCACCCTTGGTTACAGTTTACCTAAATCTATAACAGAACGATTAAAAATGCGAAATATAGATATAGCCATTGTGGGTAATAATATTGCCTTATTGTATGCTGATAAGAAGTTAAATGGAGCTGATCCAGAATTCTTTGGTAGTGGAGGGGTAGCTTTGCCGGTGCCAAGACAGTTTACATTTTCCCTAAAAGCTGGTTTTTAA